Proteins from one Deinococcus sedimenti genomic window:
- a CDS encoding putative bifunctional diguanylate cyclase/phosphodiesterase, giving the protein MSGAPTSDWPGLLDCVRTQPARQAAQCLEAFPFQDHPEEYVYYATALYHRLHSDLSRAEIAVKQALEAAAVRGNLAIYSDSLLLQSYVDYATFDSAAAIDALRAAQQIKAEIGDTIGEIKIRCNLANLAISQQKLSEAREHHERASAIYGALPPAEQDVQLELYLLNIDGLILEQLGDYEAAARAYNYGLAKCVSAGLANLEPSFGLNYYEALAQLPQAAPGVAEDFSRFLTRVQRPDALLGTLAPARIYRALGQVDAARDAALAVAGRARTQGNFTLELEALIEVLQVTESSASIERADLVSVLAQARQNHRLSETLILLKFIVRDPRFSEAERLNEFVPSLVEVQQAIFDSVRDQTVQNLSRKAAVDNAQRLAEYEQQLRVQAEQTIQRQLEELERGRLFDALTGLPNRVMLLAQLSQRAQPNAAPFLLLTLDVNRFQLINDTYGHDRADEVLRVLARRMQRALAPGDLVARVGGDEFALLLAAGRDPTAQIDRLLQVASQPVELPGQLVRVSVSAGAARWPEHARDAESLRQAAELALLDAKAQGERVVQFDAAAHAHAGLEGALSRALARGEFELHFQPLVDTHARRVVSAEALLRWHSPEHGLQAPGTFMPILERGDQIVEVGAWVLREACRAASGWGGVRVAVNLSARQFASQDLLETVRAALRDADLPPELLELEITESLMMLNPDRTARVLDALRSDGVRVMLDDFGTGYSSLAYLSQFPLSGLKVDRSFVRQMVREPRGKSAAIVRAMVSLSHDLGLELVAEGVEHRGDLECLRAEGIQVMQGYYFARPSKDWRPLLDGSRSALGEE; this is encoded by the coding sequence GTGTCCGGAGCTCCAACGTCAGACTGGCCTGGCCTGCTCGACTGCGTCCGCACGCAGCCTGCACGTCAGGCCGCCCAGTGCCTCGAGGCGTTCCCCTTCCAGGACCACCCCGAGGAGTACGTCTACTACGCCACGGCCCTCTATCACCGATTGCACAGCGACCTGAGCCGCGCGGAGATCGCCGTGAAACAGGCGCTGGAAGCGGCCGCCGTGCGCGGCAACCTGGCGATCTACTCCGACAGTCTGCTGCTGCAGTCCTACGTGGATTACGCCACGTTCGACAGCGCCGCCGCCATCGACGCGCTGCGGGCCGCGCAGCAGATCAAGGCGGAGATCGGCGACACCATCGGTGAGATCAAGATCCGGTGCAACCTCGCGAACCTGGCGATCAGCCAGCAGAAACTCAGCGAGGCCCGCGAGCACCACGAGAGGGCCTCCGCCATCTACGGCGCGCTGCCGCCCGCCGAGCAGGACGTGCAGCTGGAACTGTACCTGCTGAACATCGACGGCCTGATCCTCGAGCAGCTCGGGGATTACGAGGCGGCCGCGCGCGCCTACAACTACGGCCTGGCCAAGTGCGTCTCGGCCGGTCTGGCCAACCTGGAGCCCAGTTTCGGCCTGAACTACTACGAGGCGCTGGCGCAGCTGCCGCAGGCGGCGCCAGGCGTCGCCGAGGACTTCAGCCGCTTCCTGACGCGGGTGCAGCGCCCTGACGCGCTGCTCGGCACCCTGGCCCCCGCGCGGATCTACCGCGCGCTGGGGCAGGTGGACGCCGCGCGGGACGCCGCGCTGGCCGTGGCGGGCCGCGCGCGCACGCAGGGGAACTTCACGCTGGAACTCGAAGCGCTGATCGAGGTGCTGCAGGTCACCGAGTCCAGTGCCAGCATCGAGCGGGCCGATCTCGTGAGCGTCCTCGCGCAGGCCCGCCAGAACCACCGCCTGAGCGAAACGCTGATCCTGCTGAAATTCATCGTGCGCGACCCGCGCTTCTCCGAGGCCGAGCGGCTGAACGAGTTCGTGCCGAGCCTCGTCGAGGTGCAGCAGGCGATCTTCGATTCGGTGCGCGACCAGACCGTGCAGAACCTGTCCAGGAAGGCCGCGGTGGACAACGCCCAGCGGCTCGCGGAGTACGAGCAGCAGCTGCGCGTGCAGGCCGAGCAGACCATCCAGCGGCAACTGGAGGAACTCGAGCGGGGCCGCCTGTTCGACGCGCTGACCGGCCTGCCCAACCGGGTGATGCTGCTCGCGCAGCTGTCCCAGCGGGCGCAGCCGAACGCCGCGCCGTTCCTACTGCTGACCCTGGACGTCAACCGGTTCCAGCTGATCAACGACACCTACGGGCACGACCGCGCCGACGAGGTGCTGCGCGTCCTGGCGCGGCGCATGCAGCGCGCCCTGGCCCCCGGCGATCTGGTGGCGCGGGTGGGCGGCGACGAGTTCGCGCTGCTGCTCGCCGCGGGCCGAGACCCAACCGCGCAGATCGACCGGCTGCTGCAGGTGGCTTCGCAACCGGTCGAACTGCCGGGTCAGCTGGTCCGGGTGTCCGTCTCGGCCGGCGCGGCCCGCTGGCCCGAGCACGCCCGGGACGCGGAGTCGCTGCGGCAGGCGGCGGAACTCGCGCTGCTGGACGCCAAGGCGCAGGGCGAGCGCGTGGTGCAGTTCGACGCGGCCGCGCACGCGCACGCCGGGCTGGAGGGCGCGCTGTCGCGCGCGCTGGCCCGCGGGGAGTTCGAGCTGCACTTCCAGCCGCTGGTGGACACCCACGCGCGCCGGGTGGTGAGCGCCGAGGCGCTGCTGCGCTGGCACAGTCCCGAACACGGCCTGCAGGCGCCGGGTACGTTCATGCCGATTCTCGAACGCGGTGATCAGATCGTGGAGGTGGGCGCGTGGGTGCTGCGCGAGGCCTGCCGCGCGGCGAGCGGGTGGGGCGGCGTGCGGGTCGCGGTGAACCTCTCGGCGCGGCAGTTCGCCAGTCAGGACCTGCTGGAGACCGTGCGGGCGGCCCTGCGGGACGCGGACCTGCCCCCCGAGCTGCTGGAACTGGAAATCACCGAGAGCCTCATGATGCTCAACCCCGACCGCACCGCGCGGGTCCTCGACGCGCTGCGGTCGGACGGCGTGCGGGTCATGCTGGACGACTTCGGCACCGGGTACAGCAGTCTGGCGTACCTGTCGCAGTTTCCGCTCAGTGGCCTGAAGGTGGACCGGTCGTTCGTGCGGCAGATGGTCCGCGAGCCGCGCGGGAAGAGCGCGGCGATCGTACGGGCCATGGTGAGCCTCAGTCACGACCTGGGTCTGGAACTCGTGGCGGAGGGCGTGGAGCACCGCGGCGACCTGGAGTGCCTGCGGGCCGAGGGCATCCAGGTGATGCAGGGGTACTACTTCGCGCGGCCGTCGAAGGACTGGCGGCCCCTGCTGGACGGCAGCCGGTCTGCGCTCGGCGAGGAGTGA
- a CDS encoding S8 family serine peptidase, whose amino-acid sequence MRRSLTCAALTLSLLSACSTSPVPAPSAARPATLVTVPVTPTTTDADLARRYGGTVEARTATFAVIGNPTAAPLAASGLKAERNERRVSVPDSETHASGDKIWATGITAWASGDKIWATSLRNFGEHIGNGWDGNRFTVFPQNSQEFLAIGVRDAQLSSRYHGDPVIAVIDGPMDTAHPALSESLVNSNNWYDFASDDASPTVTGASGTGAAYGHATAVAGVALQVAPKSRILPVQVLAEDGSGYVLDLVQGIIWAADHGADVLNLSVGTDTDSPALRSALDYAQSRGVEIAAAAGNSGAAQLDYPAAYLAATGSGVAVGSVTAQGQPSSFSATGPRMLFAPGEGLRSLYPAGREASWSGTSFSTPIAAAALAMQLSESGTPANHYARLFSLGTAITPAHSDWKSLDLHNLLD is encoded by the coding sequence ATGCGGAGATCCCTCACCTGCGCCGCCCTGACCCTCAGTCTTCTCTCCGCCTGCTCCACCAGCCCCGTGCCCGCCCCGTCGGCCGCGCGTCCCGCCACGCTCGTGACGGTACCCGTGACCCCGACCACGACCGACGCGGACCTCGCCCGCCGGTACGGCGGGACCGTCGAGGCGCGCACCGCCACCTTCGCGGTGATCGGCAACCCGACCGCCGCGCCGCTCGCCGCGTCCGGTCTGAAGGCCGAGCGCAACGAGCGGCGCGTCAGCGTGCCGGACAGCGAGACGCACGCCAGCGGCGACAAGATCTGGGCGACGGGCATCACGGCATGGGCCAGCGGCGACAAGATCTGGGCCACCTCCCTGCGCAACTTCGGCGAGCACATCGGCAACGGCTGGGATGGCAACCGCTTCACGGTATTCCCGCAGAACTCCCAGGAATTCCTGGCGATCGGCGTCAGGGACGCGCAGCTCAGCAGCCGCTACCACGGTGACCCCGTCATCGCCGTCATCGACGGCCCGATGGACACCGCGCACCCCGCGCTGAGCGAATCCCTCGTGAACAGCAACAACTGGTACGACTTCGCCTCCGATGACGCGAGCCCCACCGTGACCGGCGCGTCCGGCACCGGCGCCGCCTACGGGCACGCCACCGCCGTGGCCGGCGTGGCCCTGCAGGTCGCGCCCAAGAGCCGCATCCTGCCCGTGCAGGTGCTCGCCGAGGACGGCAGCGGCTACGTGCTGGACCTCGTGCAGGGCATCATCTGGGCCGCCGATCACGGCGCGGACGTCCTGAACCTCAGCGTCGGCACCGACACCGACTCGCCCGCGCTGCGCAGCGCGCTGGACTACGCGCAGTCCAGAGGCGTCGAGATCGCCGCGGCCGCCGGGAACTCCGGAGCGGCCCAGCTCGACTACCCCGCCGCATACCTCGCGGCGACCGGCAGCGGCGTCGCGGTCGGCAGCGTGACCGCCCAGGGCCAGCCCAGCAGCTTCAGCGCCACCGGTCCCCGGATGCTCTTCGCGCCCGGTGAGGGTCTCCGCTCGCTGTACCCGGCCGGGCGGGAAGCCAGCTGGTCCGGCACGTCGTTCAGCACCCCGATCGCCGCGGCGGCGCTCGCCATGCAGCTGTCCGAGTCCGGCACCCCCGCCAACCACTACGCGCGGCTGTTCTCGCTCGGCACGGCGATCACCCCGGCTCACTCCGACTGGAAGAGCCTGGACCTGCATAACCTGCTGGACTGA
- a CDS encoding BadF/BadG/BcrA/BcrD ATPase family protein, producing the protein MTPLRLGLDLGGSRSKWHLLRGETTLAHGFAPPLTAALLGTPGGQASLAALTGALPARPDWVHAGLPGFGPGRPDAADLHARLAAALGLHPERVRLESDLVLAYRAHFRPGEGVLVYAGTGSLACHLAADGTLLRAGGHGYHIDDDGAGYALGRAALRWVTGQLDQGRDPQGPLAEEVRGVAGGLDWDTLRHLAYHAPGAAAVATLAPAVGRAADRGDAAAQAMLRDAAHALAALARTVQARLPAPRPTVVSGGALRVSARFESALALALPGMSVAFRDHAVAAARLAGPSVVFPTAGQPDLDHDEQ; encoded by the coding sequence GTGACTCCCCTTCGACTGGGCCTCGATCTGGGCGGCAGCCGCAGCAAGTGGCACCTGCTGCGCGGCGAGACGACCCTCGCCCACGGCTTCGCGCCGCCCCTGACGGCCGCGCTGCTCGGCACGCCGGGCGGGCAGGCGAGCCTCGCCGCGCTGACCGGCGCGCTGCCCGCCCGGCCGGACTGGGTGCACGCCGGCCTGCCCGGCTTCGGTCCCGGCCGGCCCGACGCGGCTGACCTGCACGCTCGCCTCGCGGCGGCGCTGGGGCTCCACCCGGAGCGGGTCCGGCTCGAGAGTGATCTGGTGCTGGCCTACCGGGCGCACTTCCGGCCCGGTGAGGGCGTGCTGGTCTACGCGGGGACCGGCAGTCTGGCGTGTCATCTCGCGGCGGACGGCACGCTGCTGCGTGCGGGCGGGCACGGCTACCACATCGACGACGACGGCGCCGGGTACGCGCTGGGCCGCGCGGCGCTGCGCTGGGTGACCGGGCAGCTCGACCAGGGCCGCGACCCGCAGGGTCCGCTGGCCGAAGAGGTCCGCGGCGTCGCCGGTGGCCTCGACTGGGACACCCTGCGGCACCTGGCGTATCACGCGCCCGGCGCGGCGGCGGTCGCCACCCTGGCGCCCGCCGTGGGCCGCGCGGCCGACCGGGGCGACGCGGCCGCGCAGGCGATGCTGCGCGACGCGGCGCACGCTCTGGCGGCGCTGGCGCGCACCGTGCAGGCACGGCTGCCTGCGCCGCGGCCCACAGTGGTGTCCGGCGGGGCGCTGCGGGTCAGTGCGCGGTTCGAGTCGGCGCTGGCGCTGGCCCTGCCGGGCATGAGCGTGGCCTTCAGGGATCATGCCGTGGCCGCAGCCCGCCTGGCGGGTCCGTCCGTGGTGTTTCCCACAGCCGGACAGCCCGATCTTGATCATGATGAACAGTGA
- a CDS encoding DNA repair protein, with product MARPKTKSEPASATPNPYRAFDALMATAAVDSQIDALVQSGVDTPTLDQALTEALGAAQRRWGLGLHHLAHAARTDGTDIDFLVDGRPVARLSDGVAALAQAYEDMRATDERGLSLWGALPDGPRVPGDAPAARLKVLIEDARDFETLWTPGRGEMLHRTWRQGETLFVEAARPASAEAALSDAAWDVITGIKDRTFQRELMRRSEEVGMLGALLGARHAGARSNLNLLPDAHFTVQATVHSATGAEARNAESHRALLRAAAAELEELQGHTTRQLSEVLRHGLTNR from the coding sequence ATGGCCAGACCCAAGACCAAATCCGAGCCCGCCTCCGCCACCCCGAACCCCTACCGCGCCTTCGACGCCCTGATGGCCACGGCCGCCGTCGACAGCCAGATCGACGCGCTGGTCCAGAGCGGCGTCGACACGCCCACCCTCGACCAGGCGCTGACCGAGGCGCTCGGCGCTGCGCAGCGCCGCTGGGGTCTGGGCCTGCACCACCTCGCCCACGCCGCCCGCACTGACGGCACCGACATCGACTTCCTCGTGGACGGCCGCCCGGTCGCGCGGCTCAGTGACGGCGTCGCCGCGCTCGCCCAGGCGTACGAGGACATGCGCGCCACCGACGAGCGCGGCCTGAGCCTGTGGGGCGCGCTGCCCGACGGCCCCCGCGTTCCCGGCGACGCGCCCGCCGCGCGCCTGAAGGTCCTCATCGAGGACGCCCGCGACTTCGAGACGCTCTGGACGCCGGGCCGCGGCGAGATGCTGCACCGCACGTGGCGTCAGGGCGAGACCCTGTTCGTGGAGGCCGCCCGCCCCGCCAGCGCCGAGGCGGCCCTGTCCGACGCCGCGTGGGACGTCATCACCGGCATCAAGGACCGCACCTTCCAGCGTGAACTGATGCGCCGCAGCGAGGAGGTCGGCATGCTGGGCGCGCTGCTCGGCGCGCGGCACGCCGGCGCGCGCAGCAACCTCAACCTGCTGCCGGACGCGCACTTCACGGTTCAGGCCACCGTGCACTCGGCCACCGGCGCCGAGGCCCGCAACGCCGAGAGTCACCGCGCGCTGCTGCGCGCCGCGGCCGCTGAACTCGAGGAGTTGCAGGGGCACACCACCCGTCAGCTGTCCGAGGTGCTGCGTCACGGCCTGACCAACCGCTGA
- a CDS encoding sensor histidine kinase has protein sequence MTNDRAPADAWLELTLALTQTQSLHEVQALLAGPLARHAGLDAALVLGTTPDGVPLPGPDGQPATLHLGRTPAREAQALTRLLSWHLTALSGADDTLRAFLQVTERLGSEIEFGALNLLMDQVLRELLPGLTVSVLERAERSWTIRFISDVATTALRVPQPDGLAAEVPLLRQAERSRGPVFVEDWNAQEQLVPASDAYRIAAAQAFDLPEWPRTVLTAGCTARRHWSAQDRALFSGAARAYGHALDRVASAQQLALERATLRALVEFKERAAHSMNVGDLAGQAAQVLRDMLDRLTVGYLVPDGTRWRAEVLQGDLPDRLAQQLRAGVPMQDADTREALQGGHAMFLPLQSAALEHVPGMDAFGAVALHPMLVNGQLTGLLAMATNRAPDWTERERSVFRTVGRSLAQAVEREARERRLARQHAELQAQARSLQAFAQLSADLGVQEDRYALIRRAQEVALSLLPAGFAVYYEPDGELWRLRSQVGSLRDDLLQQQVDRGLPLDSARNLTTPWQSGAPYYQDQYDPDTDHLARAGAVVGASATVPVRQGGVPVGVFAIGQYEPHVWTPADRALIEGVTRSLQLALDRAASLAELRRTSQDTARSNAALQAANEELEAFAYSVSHDLRAPVRHISGFTDLLRKSLGDLSGTPKAERYLTIITESAGQMNALIDAMLALSRVTRQELHLRDVDLNEVVAGVQATLGPELAGRDVTFRVAELPTVQVDAALIRQVMTNLLSNAVKYTERQPDALIEVWAQGTPDEWQVFVRDNGVGFDPAYAHKLFGVFQRLHRAEEFGGTGVGLANVRRIIQRHGGTIQAEGRPGAGATFWFSLPRTS, from the coding sequence ATGACGAACGACCGTGCCCCTGCGGACGCCTGGCTGGAGTTGACGCTGGCCCTGACGCAGACCCAGAGCCTTCACGAGGTGCAGGCCCTGCTCGCCGGTCCACTGGCCCGCCACGCCGGTCTCGACGCGGCGCTCGTCCTCGGCACGACACCGGACGGCGTGCCCCTGCCCGGCCCGGACGGACAACCCGCGACCCTGCACCTGGGGCGGACGCCGGCGCGCGAGGCGCAGGCGCTCACGCGGCTGCTCAGCTGGCACCTCACGGCCCTGAGCGGCGCGGACGACACGCTGCGCGCCTTCCTGCAGGTCACCGAGCGGCTCGGCTCGGAGATCGAGTTCGGGGCGCTGAACCTCCTGATGGACCAGGTGCTGCGCGAGCTGCTGCCCGGCCTGACCGTCAGCGTGCTGGAACGTGCCGAGCGCAGCTGGACCATCCGCTTCATCTCCGACGTGGCGACCACGGCGCTGCGGGTCCCGCAACCCGACGGGCTGGCGGCCGAGGTGCCGCTGCTGCGGCAGGCCGAACGCAGCCGCGGGCCGGTGTTCGTGGAGGACTGGAACGCGCAGGAGCAGCTCGTTCCAGCCAGCGACGCCTACCGGATCGCGGCCGCGCAGGCGTTCGACCTGCCCGAGTGGCCCCGGACGGTCCTCACGGCGGGCTGCACCGCGCGCCGCCACTGGTCCGCGCAGGACCGGGCGCTGTTCAGCGGCGCGGCGCGCGCCTACGGGCACGCGCTCGACCGGGTGGCCAGCGCGCAGCAGCTGGCCCTGGAGCGCGCCACGCTGCGCGCCCTGGTCGAATTCAAGGAGCGGGCCGCGCACTCCATGAACGTGGGCGACCTGGCCGGGCAGGCCGCGCAGGTGCTGCGCGACATGCTCGACCGCCTGACCGTCGGGTACCTCGTGCCCGACGGGACCCGCTGGCGGGCCGAGGTGCTGCAGGGCGACCTGCCTGATCGCCTGGCGCAGCAGCTGCGGGCCGGGGTGCCCATGCAGGACGCCGACACCCGCGAGGCGCTGCAGGGCGGTCACGCGATGTTCCTGCCGCTGCAGTCGGCGGCGCTGGAGCACGTGCCGGGCATGGACGCCTTCGGGGCAGTCGCGCTGCACCCCATGCTGGTCAACGGGCAGCTGACCGGGCTGCTGGCCATGGCCACCAACCGCGCGCCGGACTGGACCGAACGGGAACGCAGCGTGTTCCGCACGGTCGGGCGGAGTCTGGCGCAGGCGGTGGAACGCGAGGCGCGCGAGCGGCGGCTGGCGCGCCAGCACGCGGAACTGCAGGCGCAGGCGCGCTCGCTGCAGGCGTTCGCGCAACTCAGCGCGGACCTGGGCGTACAGGAGGACCGCTACGCCCTGATCCGCCGCGCGCAGGAGGTGGCGCTCAGCCTGCTGCCGGCCGGATTCGCCGTGTACTACGAACCCGACGGCGAGCTCTGGCGGCTGCGCTCGCAGGTGGGCAGCCTGCGCGACGACCTGCTCCAGCAGCAGGTGGACCGCGGGCTGCCGCTCGACAGCGCGCGCAACCTCACGACGCCCTGGCAGAGCGGCGCGCCGTACTACCAGGACCAGTACGATCCGGACACCGATCACCTCGCGCGGGCCGGCGCGGTCGTGGGCGCGTCGGCGACGGTCCCAGTGCGTCAGGGCGGGGTGCCCGTGGGGGTGTTCGCGATCGGGCAGTACGAGCCGCACGTGTGGACCCCGGCCGACCGCGCGCTGATCGAGGGCGTCACGCGCAGCCTGCAATTGGCGCTGGACCGCGCCGCGAGCCTGGCAGAGCTGCGCCGCACGTCGCAGGACACCGCGCGCAGCAACGCGGCGCTGCAGGCCGCCAACGAGGAACTCGAGGCGTTCGCGTACTCGGTCAGTCACGACCTGCGCGCGCCGGTGCGGCACATTTCCGGGTTCACGGACCTGCTGCGCAAATCGCTGGGGGACCTGTCGGGAACGCCGAAAGCCGAGCGGTACCTGACCATCATCACCGAGTCCGCCGGGCAGATGAACGCGCTGATCGACGCGATGCTGGCCCTCTCGCGCGTCACGCGGCAGGAACTGCACCTGCGGGACGTGGACCTCAACGAGGTCGTGGCCGGCGTGCAGGCCACCCTGGGGCCTGAACTGGCCGGGCGGGACGTGACGTTCCGCGTGGCGGAGCTGCCCACTGTGCAGGTGGACGCGGCGCTGATCCGTCAGGTGATGACCAACCTGCTGTCCAACGCCGTCAAGTACACCGAGCGGCAACCGGACGCGCTGATCGAGGTGTGGGCGCAGGGCACGCCGGACGAGTGGCAGGTGTTCGTGCGGGACAACGGCGTGGGGTTCGACCCGGCGTACGCGCACAAGCTGTTCGGGGTGTTCCAGCGCCTGCACCGCGCCGAGGAGTTCGGCGGGACCGGCGTGGGGCTGGCCAACGTGCGGCGCATCATCCAGCGGCACGGGGGGACCATTCAGGCGGAAGGTCGCCCCGGGGCGGGAGCGACCTTCTGGTTCTCGTTACCCCGCACGTCCTGA
- a CDS encoding glycerol-3-phosphate dehydrogenase/oxidase produces the protein MTPDAHPATPTPDPRHAALSAATTPDTWDLLVIGGGASGLGTALEAATRGYRTLLLEAHDYAKGTSSRSTKLVHGGVRYLAQGNVSLVREALHERGLMKQNAPHLVRDLGFLIAAYKWWAAPFYGIGLKMYDLLAGKLNLQASRYVNKTQALTRTPTLKKDALKGGILYFDGQFDDARLAVTLLRTLENHGGVALNHAPVVDLIRDGGRVVGARFRDDETGQVHEVRARAVVNATGVFVDDVRRMENPTVKPMLSPSQGVHVVVDRHFLPGDSAIMVPRTDDGRVLFAVPWHDHVVIGTTDTPVPDTSPEPRALPEEVEFILRTAAQYMDPAPTRADVRSVYAGLRPLVKAAEGTDTKSLSRDHVIRISDGGLITLTGGKWTTYRRMGEDTVNRAAAQAGLPERLSLTAGLKLHGATTQDMPDHWKVYGTDAERVQALPGANVPLHPQLPYTEAEVRWAARSEQARTAEDVLSRRLRALLLNARASIEAAPRVAAILAEELGRDQAWQDSQVLAYTDLAQGYVLR, from the coding sequence ATGACCCCAGACGCGCACCCTGCCACCCCGACCCCCGACCCCCGCCACGCCGCCCTGAGCGCCGCCACCACTCCCGACACCTGGGACCTCCTGGTGATCGGCGGCGGCGCCTCCGGGCTGGGCACCGCGCTGGAGGCCGCCACGCGCGGCTACCGCACCCTGCTCCTCGAAGCGCACGACTACGCCAAGGGCACCAGCAGTCGCTCGACGAAACTCGTGCACGGCGGCGTGAGGTACCTCGCGCAGGGGAACGTCTCGCTGGTGCGCGAGGCGCTGCACGAACGCGGCCTCATGAAGCAGAACGCCCCGCACCTCGTGCGCGACCTGGGCTTCCTGATCGCCGCGTACAAGTGGTGGGCCGCGCCCTTCTACGGCATCGGGCTGAAGATGTACGACCTGCTCGCCGGGAAACTCAACCTGCAGGCCAGCCGCTACGTGAATAAAACCCAGGCCCTGACCCGCACCCCCACCCTGAAAAAGGACGCCCTGAAGGGCGGCATCCTCTACTTCGACGGGCAGTTCGACGACGCGCGCCTGGCCGTGACCCTGCTGCGCACCCTGGAAAACCACGGCGGCGTCGCCCTGAACCACGCGCCCGTCGTGGACCTGATCAGGGACGGGGGCCGCGTGGTCGGCGCCCGCTTCCGCGACGACGAGACCGGACAGGTGCACGAGGTCCGCGCCAGGGCCGTCGTGAACGCCACCGGCGTGTTCGTCGACGACGTGCGCCGCATGGAGAACCCCACCGTGAAACCCATGCTGTCCCCCAGCCAGGGCGTGCACGTCGTCGTGGACCGCCACTTCCTGCCCGGCGACAGCGCCATCATGGTGCCGCGCACCGACGACGGCCGCGTGCTGTTCGCCGTGCCCTGGCACGACCACGTCGTGATCGGCACCACCGACACGCCCGTCCCGGACACCAGCCCGGAACCCCGCGCGCTGCCCGAGGAGGTCGAGTTCATCCTGCGCACCGCCGCGCAGTACATGGACCCCGCCCCCACCCGCGCGGACGTCCGCAGCGTGTACGCCGGCCTGCGCCCCCTGGTGAAGGCCGCCGAGGGGACCGATACCAAGAGCCTCTCGCGCGATCACGTCATCCGCATCAGCGACGGCGGGCTGATCACCCTGACCGGCGGCAAGTGGACCACCTACCGCCGCATGGGCGAGGACACCGTCAACCGCGCCGCCGCGCAGGCCGGACTCCCCGAGCGGCTGAGCCTCACGGCGGGTCTGAAACTGCACGGCGCGACCACCCAGGACATGCCGGACCACTGGAAGGTGTACGGCACCGACGCCGAACGCGTCCAGGCGCTGCCCGGCGCGAACGTACCCCTGCACCCGCAGCTGCCCTACACCGAGGCCGAGGTCCGCTGGGCGGCCCGCAGCGAACAGGCCCGCACCGCCGAGGACGTCCTCTCGCGCCGCCTGCGCGCCCTGCTCCTGAACGCCCGGGCGAGCATCGAGGCCGCCCCCCGCGTCGCCGCGATCCTCGCGGAGGAACTCGGCCGCGACCAGGCGTGGCAGGACAGTCAGGTCCTCGCGTACACCGACCTCGCACAGGGCTACGTGCTGCGCTGA